The following coding sequences are from one Cryptococcus deuterogattii R265 chromosome 1, complete sequence window:
- a CDS encoding ATP-dependent helicase STH1/SNF2: MSDSQPQQPRPAPLVIDDERKLEMFKNMDPSRIANIRKRITELQSAGSSKESSTELAKLKMILDMYARAMQLEQERAAAANKPDGPADTSTTASTNGQAGPSNPAHVSMNPTQIAQLRTQAAAYQHLSRGQPVPSYLLAAAQGTPPPGIGGQPPVQTGLNGIQAKVADKTVEAVVEDNIEAKKGREKEGQQDKTSEGPDGAAPADGPSQPPYAMEFDESSIIYPYNAYTDPSFYSKRKFDDEITNPLHKRQRLITPSIMPRGLDPYLLMEERNRFIETRIAWRMKELENMDSTAGLGQPGAGDVPNIIESEKPGTSMGLRARIELMGLRLLGKQRLLREDVVRAMHGASQIPADRSQFRRFRTHTLRDARATETAERRQRTEREQRGKQRHLAYINSICEHGQALIGAGVSTARGQGADKMKRLGRAMMKLHAETEREEQKRIERIAKERLKALRNDDEEAYLALLGEAKDSRISHLMDQTDQYLETLAAAVVEQQNDDVHRDAIMAEPFEQEEGVASEEMFGAKRQDGEESGAERRAGKVDYYAVAHKIQEKVTKQASILTGGTLKDYQIKGLQWMISLYNNRLNGILADEMGLGKTIQTISLITYLIEKKKQPGPFLVIVPLSTLTNWTMEFERWAPAVRTLILKGSPAVRREAYPRLRAVDFQVCLTTYEYIIKERPLLSRIKWIHMIIDEGHRMKNVKSKLSQTLNEYYSSRYRLILTGTPLQNNLPELWALLNFVLPKIFNSVKSFDEWFNAPFANTGGEKMEMNEEEALLVVKRLHKVLRPFLLRRLKKDVESELPDKVEKVIYTKMSALQWKLYESVQKYKTLPTDMSVAKPQKRQNLQNALMQLRKICNHPYVFREVDEDFTVGNTTDEQIIRVAGKFELLDRILPKLFKTGHKVLIFFQMTEIMTIVSDFFDYRGWKYCRLDGSTKAEDRQTLLSTFNDPNSPYQVFILSTRAGGLGLNLQSADTVIIYDTDWNPHADLQAQDRAHRIGQKKEVRVLRLISSGTVEELVLARAQRKLEIDGKVIQAGKFDEVTTGAEYEALLQKAFETSAEDDNEETNELDDDELNELLARGDNELGIFTEMDNERKERKLADWRASGGKGELPPPLMQESELPPFYRRDIGQEMAEELANEEEQGRGRRNKGEVRYTDGLTDDQFIAALENSDDDVEDAADRKRKRAEKKAERKRMNEVLAQAEAEGRPLDVAATKEVVEPIKKKRGRPSSSVTPSVAGDEVPTKKRKMDKVQGAEVQLMTKLFVEVNRLKSDLGEDLNQFFLLPVNRKDYPDYYRIIAQPIAMSQIKAKIGKPSYNLTSFRNDLHLLWNNARTYNQEGSWVFNAAEDMQEAFDKMWDDEVPQFLASQAAGSENSVGETSAAASGSSTPMFKPLGDKTTAPKIRISMGKKKIEAAMDGDESMDGGEDDDY; this comes from the exons ATGTCCGACTCTCAACCACAACAACCTCGCCCCGCTCCCCTCGTCATCGACGATGAGCGCAAGCTCGAGATGTTCAAAAACATGGATCCCAGCCGTATCGCAAACATCCGAAAG CGGATCACCGAACTGCAATCGGCTGGAAGTTCAAAAGAATCGTCAACAGAGCTCGCAAAACTCAAAATGATCCTCGATATGTACGCGCGGGCTATGCAACTGGAACAAGAAAGAGCTGCCGCAGCCAACAAGCCTGACGGTCCAGCCGATACGTCCACAACAGCTAGCACTAACGGCCAAGCTGGCCCTTCAAATCCTGCGCACGTCTCTATGAACCCGACTCAAATTGCTCAGCTTCGTACTCAAGCAGCTGCCTATCAACATCTCTCCAGGGGCCAGCCGGTTCCTTCCTATTTACTTGCGGCCGCTCAAGGAACACCCCCACCGGGAATTGGCGGTCAACCGCCTGTACAAACGGGGCTAAACGGCATCCAGGCCAAGGTGGCAGATAAGACAGTTGAAGCTGTTGTGGAAGATAATATTGAAGCGAAAAAAGGcagggaaaaagagggTCAGCAGGACAAGACCTCTGAAGGACCCGATGGTGCGGCTCCTGCAGATGggccttctcaacctccatACGCAATGGAGTTTGACgaatcttccatcatctaccCTTACAATGCGTATACGGACCCTTCCTTCTACTCCAAGCGCAAGTTTGATGACGAAATTACCAATCCTCTTCACAAACGGCAGCGATTGATAACACCTTCTATCATGCCCCGCGGTCTTGACCCATATCTCCTTATGGAAGAACGCAACAGATTTATCGAGACTCGTATCGcgtggaggatgaaggagcttgagaacATGGATTCTACAGCTGGTCTCGGACAACCTGGAGCTGGGGATGTGCCCAACATCATTGAATCTGAGAAGCCCGGAACTTCTATGGGTTTACGAGCACGTATTGAGCTCATGGGCCTTCGTCTTCTTGGCAAGCAGCGACttttgagagaagatgtcGTTCGCGCCATGCATGGTGCTTCCCAGATCCCTGCCGACCGTTCCCAATTCCGACGTTTCCGAACTCACACCCTTCGTGATGCACGAGCAACAGAAACCGCTGAACGTCGACAACGTACTGAACGTGAGCAACGGGGCAAACAACGTCACCTTGCTTATATCAACTCTATCTGCGAGCATGGTCAAGCTCTCATCGGCGCAGGCGTCAGTACAGCGAGAGGTCAAGGGGCTGATAAGATGAAACGACTAGGTagagcgatgatgaagttgcATGCTGAGacggagagggaagaacaaaagagAATCGAAAGGATTGCCAAGGAGCGTTTGAAGGCTTTGAGAAAtgacgacgaagaggcGTACCTTGCTTTGCTTGGTGAAGCCAAAGACTCACGTATCTCCCATCTCATGGACCAGACCGATCAATACCTCGAGACCCTTGCTGCCGCCGTTGTTGAGCAacaaaatgatgatgtccaCCGCGATGCTATTATGGCAGAACCGtttgagcaagaagaaggtgtcGCTAGTGAAGAAATGTTTGGTGCAAAGAGACAGGATGGTGAGGAATCTGGAGCGGAGCGAAGGGCCGGCAAGGTGGATTACTATGCGGTTGCGCACAAGATTCAAGAAAAGGTTACGAAGCAAGCTAGTATCTTGACCGGTGGTACCCTGAAGGACTACCAGATCAAGGGTTTGCAGTGGATGATCAGTTTGTACAACAACAGGTTGAACGGTATCCTTGCCGATGAAATG GGTCTTGGTAAAACCATCCAAACAATATCGCTTATCACTTATCTcattgaaaagaagaagcaacCGGGTCCCTTCCTTGTCATCgtccctctttccacccttACCAACTGGACCATGGAGTTTGAGCGCTGGGCTCCTGCCGTTCGTACTCTTATCCTCAAGGGATCTCCTGCTGTTCGTCGAGAGGCCTATCCTCGCTTGCGTGCCGTCGACTTCCAGGTGTGTCTGACGACGTACGAGTACATTATCAAGGAGCGACCGCTTTTGAGCAGGATCAAGTGGATCCACATGATCATCGACGAAGGTCATAGGATGAAGAACGTCAAGAGTAAACTGAGTCAGACATTAAACGAATACTACTCTTCAAGATATCGACTGATTTTGACTGGTACCCCTCTTCAG AACAATCTTCCGGAGTTGTGGGCTTTGCTCAATTTCGTCTTGCCAAAGATTTTCAACTCTGTCAAGTCTTTCGATGAATGGTTCAACGCTCCCTTTGCCAACACTGGTGgtgaaaagatggagatgaacgaagaagaagctttgCTCGTCGTTAAGCGTCTGCACAAGGTTCTTCGACCGTTCTTGTTGcgaagattgaagaaggatgtcgAGTCTGAGTTGCCTGATaaggtggagaaggtaATCTACACTAAGATGAGTGCCTTGCAGTGGAAGTTGTATGAAAGTGTACAGAAGTACAAGACGTTGCCTACGGATATGTCTGTCGC AAAACCTCAAAAGCGACAAAACTTGCAAAACGCCCTTATGCAGCTCAGAAAGATTTGTAATCATCCATACGTCTTCCGCGAGGTTGACGAGGATTTCACTGTTGGCAACACCACGGATGAACAGATCATTCGAGTAGCGGGAAAGTTTGAGTTGTTAGACAGGATCCTTCCCAAGCTGTTCAAGACGGGTCACAAG GTTttaatcttcttccaaatgaCGGAAATCATGACGATTGTCTCCGACTTCTTTGATTACAGAGGCTGGAAATACTGCCGTCTCGATGGTTCCACCAAGGCCGAAGACCGTCAAACCCTTCTTTCAACATTCAATGACCCCAATTCTCCATACCAAGttttcattctttccactcGTGCGGGTGGTCTTGGTCTTAACCTGCAATCAGCCGATACTGTCATTATCTACGACACTGACTGGAACCCCCATGCTGATTTGCAAGCGCAAGATCGAGCCCATCGAATtggtcagaagaaggaagtcaGGGTTTTGAGGTTGATCTCGTCTGGAACCGTCGAGGAGTTGGTCCTCGCCAGAGCTCAGAGGAAATTGGAGATTGACGGTAAAGTCATCCAAGCCGGTAAATTCGACGAAGTTACTACTGGTGCAGAATATGAAGcgcttcttcaaaaagCTTTCGAGACCAGTGCTGAGGACGACAACGAAGAGACCAATGAGcttgatgacgatgagctCAACGAGCTCCTTGCTCGTGGAGACAACGAACTTGGTATCTTCACAGAAATGGACAACGAGCGCAAGGAGCGTAAACTTGCTGATTGGCGCGCATCTGGCGGCAAGGGCGaacttcctcctcctcttatGCAAGAATCCGAGCTTCCGCCATTCTACCGACGTGACATTGGTCAAGAAATGGCTGAGGAACTTGctaatgaagaagagcaaggtcGTGGCCGTCGAAATAAGGGCGAGGTACGCTACACCGATGGCCTTACAGATGATCAGTTTATCGCTGCTTTGGAGAActcggatgatgatgtcgaggATGCGGCGGAtagaaagaggaagagggccgaaaagaaggcggagaggaagagaatgaatgAGGTGCTTGCTCAAGCAGAAGCGGAGGGCAGACCTTTGGACGTCGCCGCAACCAAGGAAGTGGTTGAGCctatcaagaagaagagaggaagaccgAGTAGCTCCGTGACGCCATCTGTGGCAGGGGACGAGGTTCCtacaaagaagagaaagatggataAGGTGCAAGGGGCTGAAGTGCAGTTGATGACCAAGCTGTTTGTTGAAGTGAACAGGCTTAAGTCGGATTTAGGAGAGGATCTCAACcaattcttcttgcttcccgTGAATCGCAAG GATTATCCTGATTACTACCGAATTATTGCCCAACCGATCGCCATGTCACAAATCAAAGCCAAGATTGGCAAACCCTCCTATAACCTCACCTCATTCCGCAAcgatcttcatctcctttggAATAATGCTCGGACTTACAATCAAGAAGGGTCATGGGTGTTCAATGCTGCGGAGGATATGCAGGAGGCGTTCGACAAGATgtgggatgatgaagtgCCACAGTTCTTGGCTTCGCAAGCCGCTGGGAGTGAGAACAGTGTTGGGGAAACATCGGCAGCGGCAAGCGGTAGTAGTACACCAATGTTCAAGCCTCTTGGCGATAAAACGACTGCTCCCAAAATAAGGATATCgatggggaagaaaaagatagAGGCCGCGATGGATGGGGACGAAAGCATGGATGGAGGTGAGGACGATGACTATTAG
- a CDS encoding 26S proteasome non-ATPase regulatory subunit 10: MSSFSVHKAALEGQIGLARSLLNDDPKLINSKDQDGRTPLHWAASTSNLSVLQMLLNYHPELEAKDSMGWTALMIASAAGHSEIVKELIGAGAKVDAVNEKGQTSLHYAASKGNVSIGRLLINHGADINAKDRASQHPLHRAATTGNNAFLQLLLNPPEGRPKTRLNTADRAGNTPLHLAMESGHGDAAVVLIEAGADRERSNSEGQVPEEIEGVGGQEQKKVREYVASKVGRRIE; the protein is encoded by the exons ATGTCAAGTTTCAGCGTTCACAAAGCAGCTTTGGAAG GTCAAATAGGCCTTGCGAGATCATTATTGAATGATGATCCTAAGCTTATTAACTCGAAAGACCAA GATGGCCGCACTCCTCTCCACTGGGCAGCTTCAACTTCAAATCTTTCTGTCCTCCAAATGTTGCTCAATTACCATCCTGAGTTGGAAGCGAAAGATAGTATGGGATGGACAGCTTTGATGATTGCAT CTGCCGCAGGTCATTCGGAAATCGTTAAAGAGCTGATTGGTGCGGGCGCCAAAGTCGATGCGGTGAACGAGAAGGGTCAAACGTCATT ACATTATGCGGCTTCCAAGGGAAACGTATCT ATTGGCCGTTTGCTCATCAACCATGGGGCGGAT ATTAATGCCAAAGACCGCGCATCAcaacatcctcttcaccgGGCTGCAACAACAGGTAACAATGCTTTTTTGCAGTTACTCTTGAACCCCCCAGAAGGACGACCGAAGACGAGGTTGAATACCGCAGATCGTGCCG GTAACACACCGCTGCATCTGGCGATGGAAAGTGGACATGGAGACGCTGCTGTCGTGCTCATCGAGGCTGGAGCGGACCGTGAACGGTCAAACTCGGAGGGGCAAGTGCCcgaagagattgaaggtGTAGGCGGGcaagaacaaaagaaggTTAGGGAATACGTAGCGTCAAAGgtaggaagaaggattgagTGA
- a CDS encoding ornithine cyclodeaminase, translating to MSLRILTGSQVDSILANLPLHPALESQANVFRAFTRQAEGVTNDQQGAASIQTPHRLTVNSDEFSMLFMPSRAPTGTTGQIGQGGKEQTTTACKIVSVPSAGSAEGLPASTIIMDEESGKVKALINARKLTALRNACGSAVFLSLFPPAATKHLLLFGSGAQCLSHALLFLRLHSFSQVTFVVRSINQRSQSSASAIESQFPTAKVSLAMHSSPSDELSQLVSTADVIVTATSSLTPLFDSSPTCPKPGARVIMIGSYKPEMHEIDQALMKRTAKVVVDSRKACEREAGEIIDAGKQVAGGAGLVELGELLGDTGLPGETVKDSGDAFEKEVVIFKSVGIGIQDVAISKVVLEQAEINSIGTVIEDYD from the exons ATGTCTCTTCGCATCCTCACCGGTTCGCAAGTTGACAGCATATTGGCTAatcttcccctccatccAGCACTTGAGTCGCAAGCCAATGTCTTCCGAGCTTTTACCCGTCAAGCGGAGGGTGTGACCAATGATCAACAAGGTGCAGCCTCAATTCAAACGCCTCACAGGCTGACAGTCAACTCGGACGAGTTTTCCATGCTTTTCATGCCTTCCCGAGCGCCTACGGGAACCACTGGACAAATTGGCCAAGGCGGAAAGGAGCAAACCACTACAGCATGTAAAATCGTCTCGGTACCATCTGCTGGCTCTGCCGAAGGTCTCCCAGCAagcaccatcatcatggaCGAGGAATCCGGAAAAGTCAAAGCTCTCATCAATGCTCGGAAGCTTACCGCCTTACGCAACGCATGTG GCTCAGCTGTATTCTtgtccctctttcctcccgCAGCGACgaaacatcttcttctgtttgGCTCCGGAGCTCAGTGTTTATCGCACgcacttcttttccttcgtcttcactCCTTTTCCCAAGTAACATTTGTTGTTCGCTCAATAAATCAAAGATCGCAATCCTCAGCCTCTGCGATCGAATCGCAATTCCCAACTGCCAAAGTCTCTCTTGCCAtgcattcttctccctccgATGAGCTATCCCAGCTGGTATCGACAGCCGATGTCATTGTCACCGCTACTTCCTCCCTTACACCGCTCTTCGATTCCTCACCTACTTGCCCCAAGCCCGGCGCTAGGGTCATTATGATCGGGTCGTACAAGCCAGAGATGCACGAGATAGATCAGGCTTTGATGAAGCGGACAGCCAAAGTCGTCGTTGATTCTAGGAAAGCTTGCGAGAGGGAAGCGGGTGAAATTATCGATGCTGGGAAACAGGTAGCCGGAGGAGCTGGGCTAGTTGAACTGGGTGAATTATTAGGAGACACGGGCTTACCAGGTGAAACTGTCAAAGACAGCGGAGATGCCTTTGAGAAAGAggtcgtcatcttcaaatcg GTTGGTATTGGCATTCAGGATGTCGCCATCTCAAAAGTCGTGTTGGAGCAAGCTGAAATCAACAGCATCGGGACAGTCATCGAGGATTATGATTAG
- a CDS encoding BUD32 protein kinase, with protein MAASTSLLRQGTLIKQGAEAKVYALPSLFPEPTIYNPASSSSSSPSSPTPVILKHRFTKTYRHPTLDASLTSQRLTFEARALARAAKAGVTVPKVVWVDEKAGVIGMERIEGWSVREVLGGGAEGEVEVIAEQEIEEEAENKIEATPVREESEESENEGLKALKNLGVTEEHLMRSIGAALARLHKTMIIHGDLTTSNMMVRLTPGGPGPYEIVLIDFGLSFQAQFPENYAVDLYVLERAFASTHPRSEKLYAGVLETYAEGLGEKKWKPIQIKLKDVRRRGRKRDMTG; from the exons ATGGCGGCCAGTACATCTTTGCTTAGGCAGGGAACGCTCATCAAGCAGGGCGCAGAAGCT AAAGTATATGCTCTGCCGTCTCTATTCCCGGAACCAACGATATATAATcctgcctcttcgtcttcttcctcgccttcatccCCTACCCCAGTCATCTTAAAACACCGCTTCACCAAAACTTATCGACATCCTACACTTGATGCCTCTCTCACTTCGCAACGCCTCACTTTCGAAGCGAGGGCTCTCGCTCGGGCGGCTAAAGCTGGAGTCACCGTACCAAAAGTTGTTTGGGTAGACGAAAAAGCTGGAGTTATTGGTATGGAGAGAATAGAAGGCTGGAGCGTGAGAGAAGTTCTTGGCGGAGGAGCTGAGGGTGAAGTAGAAGTAATAGCGGAgcaagagattgaagaagaggccgaAAACAAAATTGAAGCTACACCAGTCCGTGAGGAATCGGAAGAATCGGAAAATGAGGGTTTGAAAGCGTTAAAAAATCTTGGTGTAACTGAAG AGCATCTTATGAGATCTATTGGCGCTGCTCTCGCTCGATTGCATAAAACTATGATCATTCATGGCGACCTGACGACCTCCAACATGATGGTGCGTTTGACGCCAGGAGGACCAGGTCCGTATGAAATT GTTTTGATAGATTTCGGCCTGTCATTCCAAGCGCAGTTCCCTGAAAACTACGCTGTGGATCTCTATGTTTTGGAGAGGGCTTTTGCTTCTACTCATCCAAGATCGGAGAAGCTCTACGCTGGC GTCCTCGAAACTTATGCGGAAGGACTCggggaaaagaaatggaagccGATCCAGATCAAGTTGAAAGACG tgaggaggagaggaagaaagagagacaTGACTGGGTAG
- a CDS encoding T-complex protein 1 subunit gamma, protein MAMPGGMPMVVMNTGPERQSGRKAQTANIVAAKTVADVIRTCLGPKAMLKMILDPMGGILLTNDGHAILREIDVAHPAAKSMIELSRTQDEEVGDGTTSVIILAGEILAYSLPLLERHIHPVVIIRAFKSALNDALETIQRISIPVDITSEAEMLALIKTSIGTKFSSRWSDLMCKLALEAVRTVAVTAEAENGLVGSGEGGDKVNIKTVDLKRYARVEKIPGGEIEESRVLSGVMINKDVTHPKMRRRIDNPRVILLDCPLEYKKGESQTNIEITKEEDWNRVLQIEEEQIKAMCDKIIEFKPDLVFTEKGVSDLAQHYLLKANITALRRVRKSDNNRIARAVGATIVNRVEDLRESDIGTQCGLFHIEKMGDEYFAFLDQCQNPKACTILLRGPSKDILNEIDRNLADAMSVARNVVFNPILAPGGGATEMAISVALGEKAKLLPGVAGAPYKAIADALEVIPRTLVQNCGGNAIRTLTELRAKHAEGQHLYGVDGETGKVTDMKAYGLLESASVKIQTLKTAIESATLLLRVDDIVSARRPGEDGGAGAGVQTMGEAGPEGMEM, encoded by the exons ATGGCTATGCCGGGAGGAATGCCCATGGTTGTAATGA ACACTGGCCCAGAGCGCCAGTCGGGGAGAAAGGCTCAAACTGCCAATATTGTCGCCGCGAAG ACCGTTGCGGATGTTATCAGGACATGTTTGGGTCCTAAAGCGATGCTCAAGATGATCCTCGACCCTATGGGTGGTATTCT TTTGACCAATGACGGTCATGCAATCTTAAGAGAGATTGATGTTGCTCACCCAGCTGCAAAGTCTATGATCGAGCTGTCGAGAACAcaagatgaggaagttggTGACGGAACCACCAGTGTTATCATTCTTG CTGGTGAGATCCTTGCCTACTCTTTACCCCTCCTTGAACGTCACATCCACCCTGTTGTCATCATTCGAGCTTTTAAATCCGCCCTCAATGATGCTCTCGAAACTATCCAGCGTATTTCCATCCCTGTCGATATCACCTCTGAGGCCGAGATGCTCGCTTTGATCAAGACTTCTATCGGTACAAAGTTTTCTTCCAGATGGTCTGATCTGATGTGCAAGCTCGCTTTGGAGGCTGTTAGGACCGTTGCTGTAACCGCCGAGGCGGAGAATGGTTTGGTTGGCAGCGGCGAAGGTGGGGATAAGGTGAACATCAAGACAGTCGACCTTAAGCGTTATGCTCGAGTTGAAAAAATCCCCGGCGGTGAAATTGAGGAGTCCAGAGTACTCTCTGGCGTGATGATCAACAAGGATGTCACTCACCCTAAGATGCGACGACGGATCGATAACCCTCGTGTGATTTTGCTCGACTGTCCTCTAGAGTACAAGAAAGGCGAAAGTCAAACCAACATCGAGATcacgaaggaagaggactgGAACAGAGTTTTGCAAatcgaggaggagcagatCAAGGCCATGTGTGACAAAATTATAGAGTTCAAACCCGACCTCGTTTTCACTGAAAAGGGTGTTTCAG ACCTTGCCCAACATTACCTTCTTAAAGCCAACATCACTGCCCTTCGACGGGTTCGTAAATCTGACAACAACCGTATCGCCCGAGCAGTAGGAGCTACAATCGTCAATCGTGTGGAGGACTTGCGCGAATCTGACATTGGTACCCAATGTGGTTTGTTCCACATCGAAAAGATGGGAGACGA GTACTTCGCATTTCTCGATCAATGTCAAAACCCTAAAGCTTGTACTATCCTTCTCCGTGGTCCTTCCAAGGATATCCTTAACGAAATCGACCGTAACCTTGCGGACGCGATGTCTGTTGCCCGTAATGTTGTCTTCAACCCTATCCTTGCTCCTGGAGGGGGTGCCACTGAAATGGCCATCTCAGTGGCTCTGGGAGAAAAGGCCAAGCTCTTGCCTGGCGTTGCTGGCGCCCCTTACAAGGCCATTGCTGACGCATTGGAGGTCATTCCTCGGACATTGGTGCAAAACTGTGGTGGTAATGCGATCAGAACGTTGACAGAGCTGCGG GCCAAGCATGCAGAAGGGCAACATCTCTATGGTGTTGATGGCGAGACTGGAAAGGTGACGGACATGAAGGCGTACGGGCTCCTTGAATCTGCAAGCGTGAAGATTCAAACGTTGAAGACTGCAATTGAG TCTGCCACGCTCCTTCTCCGAGTTGATGATATTGTTAGCGCGAGGAGGCctggagaggatggcggtGCTGGTGCGGGAGTGCAGACTATGGGCGAAGCTGGGCCCGAGGGTATGGAAATGTGA
- a CDS encoding ribosomal protein S19, translating into MHPTALALRRSTWKGPFFTAFPSLSHHLKNNTPIFTKSRASTILPNFVGIKFMVHNGKDYLPVTVSEEMVGHKLGEFAPTRRPWTYRKTKN; encoded by the exons ATGCACCCTACAGCCCTCGCTCTCAGACGCTCTACCTGGAAGG GACCTTTCTTCACCGCGttcccctccctctctcacCATCTTAAGAACAATACTCCCATTTTCACAAAATCCCGAgcatccaccatcctccccaACTTCGTTGGCATCAAGTTCATGGTCCACAATGGCAAAGATTACCTTCCAGTGACCGTCAGTGAAGAGATGGTTGGACACAAGTTGGGAGAGTTTGCGCCTACAAGGAGGCCTTGGACTTACAG GAAAACTAAGAATTAG
- a CDS encoding prenylcysteine oxidase/farnesylcysteine lyase, with protein sequence MTLPSLTSSSARFRIGFFVLLAISFSLTYRFAPSFSSHRSTSPNGQTGSSEYLIDVNSAKLQGQNGKRIAIVGAGASGSSAAFFLRRAANVIERRAGLAESTLIGDIIVYEKEGYVGGRTTTIYPHDDDRARPQELGASIFVHSNLNLMKAVREFNLTLVDPNFGGSGVGIWDGQKFLFTSSSSSWITSARALLRYGPLSVFRTQRAVSSLLEKFLRLYDPSWLHDRGVMDSVEDFVEAVGLGREYTTRSGESWARDVVRVGERWVGEVWEGNTRANYAMNIDKIHALAAEFSMATGGASQVEGGNHQIFQSMLADAGAKLYLGTLVEDIIPQEKDGSRRFVIKTNRTELANEKVDHVFWAAPWRLQGMKSLEKEFIEPMPPIPYVRLHVTYLTTTQKHPAPSFFGLPSESTIPTTILTSAHPSRSPNAPSLPPPKFQSITWHGESFPGSNEYAVKIISLTRLSDRFLREILGDEPTWVKRKEWDSYPKLEPFAGYAPVKLTEGVEYLAGMERWISTMETQTISAREAVARVAQKWWGLGLGECENGDSWDWTCS encoded by the exons ATGACCCTTCCATCGcttacctcctcttcagcacGCTTCCGCATCGGTTTCTTCGTTCTGCTagcaatctccttctctctcacttACCGCTTCGccccctctttctcctcacATCGTTCTACCTCCCCAAATGGACAAACAGGATCTTCAGAATATTTGATTGATGTGAATTCTGCGAAACTGCAAGGTcagaatgggaaaagaatAGCCATTGTAGGCGCCGGAGCTAGTGGATCGTCGGCGGCATTCTTCTTGCGAAGAGCCGCTAATGTTATCGAACGTCGCGCCGGACTTGCCGAGTCAACACTGATAGGTGACATCATCGTCtatgagaaggagggatatGTGGGTGGAC GGACCACGACAATATACCCTCACGATGATGACAGGGCTCGTCCTCAAGAACTTGGGGCCAGCATCTTTGTTCATTCcaacctcaatctcatgaAAGCAGTTAGA GAATTTAATTTGACCTTGGTGGATCCCAATTTTGGAGGGTCAGGAGTTGGTATCTGG gaCGGCCAAAAATTCCTTTTcacttcctcatcatcgtcttgGATAACCTCAGCTCGTGCTTTACTCCGCTATGGTCCACTTTCAGTATTTCGCACTCAGCGTGCagtctcatctcttctcgaaAAGTTCTTGCGATTGTATGATCCTTCGTGGCTCCACGATAGGGGGGTAATGGACAGCGTAGAGGACTTTGTGGAAGCAGTAGGGCTTGGAAGAGAATATACCACGAGAAGTGGGGAAAGCTGGGCAAGGGACGTGGTGCGTGtaggagagagatgggttGGAGAAGTATGGGAGGGAAACACTAGAGCGAAT TATGCCATGAACATTGACAAGATCCATGCTTTAGCTGCTGAATTTTCAATGGCCACTGGTGGTGCAAGCCAGGTGGAAGGTGGAAACCACCAGATATTCCAGTCTATGCTGGCCGATGCCGGTGCCAAACTCTACCTCGGAACATTAGTGGAGGATATTATTCCTCAAGAAAAAGACGGTTCCAGAAGATTTGTGATCAAGACCAATCGCACAGAGCTTGCTAATGAAAAGGTTGATCACGTGTTCTGGGCGGCACCATGGCGGCTGCAAGGAATGAAAAGtttggagaaagagttTATAGAACCTATGCC TCCAATTCCGTATGTGAGGTTACACGTGACGTATCTCACTACAACCCAGAAGCACCCTGCCCCTTCATTTTTCGGTTTGCCTTCGGAATCCACCATCCCAACTACGATTTTGACTTCTGCGCATCCATCTCGATCTCCAAATGCACCCTCTTTACCACCTCCAAAATTCCAGTCCATTACATGGCATGGAGAATCGTTTCCGGGCTCGAATGAGTATGCCGTTAAGATAATTTCACTCACAAGATTAAGCGATCGGTTCTTAAGGGAAATCCTTGGAGATGAGCCGACCTGGGtcaaaagaaaggaatgggataGCTATCCAAAATTGGAACCCTTTGCAGGATACGCTCCTGTCAAGCTGACGGAAGGGGTAGAGTATCTGGCTGGAATGGAGCGTTGGATTTCGAC gatggagacgCAAACAATTTCCGCACGAGAGGCTGTAGCAAGGGTTGCGCAGAAATGGTGGGGTTTAGGTTTAGGAGAATGTGAGAATGGGGATAGTTGGGATTGGACTTGTTCGTAG